The genome window CACAAATCGcatatttaaataaactataaGAACTATACAAACGCACGAGCGACGTTTTCAATAGATCTTAGCGCACCTTTAAGAAAATGATGATGAACTAAACATAGGTAGGTAACATGTCGTTGGAAGTTGGAAGCCAgcctatttttttaataaacttaattttgtgaaaaaatataaaatacaaatgcAAAAACGAACATCTTACACTAAAAATTTCATTAATAAAACCTAGtcattattatttacataattatcacTGGTAAAAAGccaacataaataactattcaTATTCATTAAAAAATATCACAGAGTTAgtcgaacatattttttaaattataatgtaCATCTATCTTATTCTACAAGACAGGCCCATAGCTAAAACGGTAATAATAAAAGTACCTGCATTGGTCCAGCGCCAGATCAGTTCAAAAtaacgattttggcgccccttgGACGTGGCTAAGTTCGAATTTGATGAATGGGGCCTGGCCTCCCTTCCCTCCACCCCCAAATCTGGTTCTGCATTCGTGGAAGGAAGAAACAATGTTCCTAGTTGGTCTGATTTGACTTATATCCCACTATTTCCTAATCTCTCATTATGGCCCTGTGCAATGGTACCTCGATACCCACAAAACTTTTAGTTCTACAATTCGGTTCATGCACTTTAAAAGGCATCACCACCCCCATCATTTAATCTTGTCATCCCTTGATTTCTTTTTCTAACTCCAGAGTCCATTGTAGACAGTTCAAAATCATGATTGTTAGATTTATAATCTTGCAATCGTCCAGTACTAGAAGACCTCTTTAAAGAAGTTGCTGGTGCGGATCCATTTGTGACATGTAGAGGTCTTGTAGGTTGAGTTTTAGGGATTTGAGAACTTGAATTATTAACTTGTGCACTAGTAAGTGCTTTCGTACATACATCTAATCCTATCTAGAGTGGCTCCGCTTATTCGGTCTCCACCACCATCTATGCTGGGTGAATGATTACTGCTTACATTACTCATTTTACTCCTACCACGTCTTTCATTCACACCAATGCTAAATAAACCACATAGGAAACTAAGATTAAAAGGAATGTTAAGTATATAGGTAAAAACTATCATTACAAGAAGTACAATTAATATAACAGTAAAAGCAACAGTTAAGAAACCTGTCATTATCACATTCAGGGGAAACCACATGCCACCTGAAAAAAGGAAAATTACAAAGTTTAGTAAGCTGAAATTTAGCTGCATTTCGAATACGAGAAAACTAGTAACCAAGcccgtgcccgtgtggtgacgggttaagaatttcaccaccccctttcttcccgtgggtgtcgtagaaggcgactgtgggatatgggttaaattgtggcgtaggcgagaggctggcaacctgtcactgcaatgtcacagtttcgttttctttcaatcccttatttgccaagagtggcactgaaacttgagtagtttcatgtgctctgcctaccccttcatgggatacaggcgtgattgtatgtatgtatgtatgtatgtaaccaaGTTCAAACGTAACATTATTTGCGAAATGGAGATTTAAATATCAGAACTGATAGCATGGTAGCGCGATAAACGATTTAACGGTAGggtgtccttttcgcactatttgtaagtgcggtaGGGGCGGCCGTGACGTTTTATCATTtaccgcgcgaccatgcttaccTGCCaaaatggaaaacaaaaaataaataaaattaaaagtattaaaactaaattttaattatttatctcAAACAAGagagaaacaaaaataagtaaaatgaGACACTTTCAGAGAATGagaaataaaaattgttattcTGCCTTTCgttcttttttatttaattataaagacAGTGtaagtaaacataaaatataaataaataaatattataaggacattcacacacaaattgactgagtcccactgtaagctcaagaaggcttgtgttgcaggtactcagacaacgatataaataatatacaaatacttatatacatagaaaacatccatgactcaggaacaaatacctgtgctcatcacacaaataaatgcccttaccgggattcgaacccggggccgcggcgtaagtaataataaatatgtttttaccTGTTATCCCATGTATTATAGTCTGCACTGTAGCACTTATAGTGATCATGGGCTCAGATATAATAGTAGTAAACATCCTCACACCAATTTTCAACGGGTTCATATATTTTAAGAACTTGATAGGGTCTGGAGGTGGCACATCACATGTGGACGACCAGAAATACCATTTGCATTTATTGATTGCTGACATGTAGCGGTCAAATTCATGTTGCTCTGCCTCCTGTAATCAAACAATACCATGACAAGGTGCCTATAGCAAACTAAAAGTCTGCTTTAACATGTTATGAAGGTACAAGCAAATCTCAACCTTTAACAGCTAACAACAAGTGTTAACTTGTATTCGGagtgcatatggagagtagttttcgacacaccgcgcggagtgaagtttgttagaagagttattactgctttatactgtggtgttaactttacaaatattttttgtagataTGAGAATGTTTCCCGAGTCATTATTCCACACATAGTAGTTAAATGTCTGTAGACCCATTTTTTGCATTCTTGAAAGAAGtcatattctattaaaaaaaaaccggccaagtgcgagtcggactcgcccaccgagggttccgtacaaactttctttcaaactacctagtaaaaataatctcatattttcatataactctaatgacttgactagaagacaaaagtataggcactaatgagtattatagtgtatagcgccatctcccggtcaatttgctaactaatttgcgcgacctggtttttcagggataattctttataatgttaaccgatttaaacagttattactttattggacaaaagatggtttacgtaacatctcgtattaattttaagtacgatatacatccgcaagggtgggtaaattgaaagtaaaaatctgaaaagttttttgtgaattaaaaaaaaagtattcaaaatacaaacacaattatatttttcctgtaatatatagcataaaaccaatgtttactaaaattttcataatttttcgttggtaaacttcggagataagggggggggaacggtatttttttttacgttttccttcaaaattctttttttttccacaacaaaaaaataaaaaaaatagtttatttacgttcaatttgagctctttccaacgataccccacttgacctagtaacttgaaatttacagtttgccccctttcattttggccattttctacaattaaaattaatatatttaaaaaaattatactttctatttgtagaggtttacaatgaaatgaaatgaaatgaaatgaaatgaaatgaaatgaaatgaaatgaaatgaaatatttattttccaagtaggcatattacaatgcgcttatgaacgtcaaacaaaactacgccggctctaaccctacgcctcagcctcgagaagatttcagtcccccctcagttggaggagggtatccactatgggaccggcaagaaactcggcgggccacttcttttcaaaacattacatcttatatttaacatgcattaaaaaaaaacaagatacaatttaataagcaaaagtattcataaaaaaaatattaacacaagaaattatacaaagtacaaagctattatgattattaataagagattttagagatgtatagagtctctaagtgtcaaagtacatctaaaaaaattatacatgaagaaaaaaaccgaataactaaaataactttagagttgtaaaagactcttgttgtcttaagcaaaggaaaaaaaaaatatatgtatacttaatctactttttccttggagatgtatatggtctccaagagtcagaaagaaaaataaacaaacaaggaccgaacagagtgcctcaacgtaatctcattcaaaattaatgttacatagaatagcatagcccctattagctgaaacagaccggtcttcacaaacagcacccgttcacgaatatggcgcgcatctcagccatcgcctccctcaaccttcattcgggaaggtggcgacccgatcaacgacgtcaccgtaagcaaagactttttagcgagcatgacatgttcaagctgtccgggctgtattaaatattccaataataagtgaatacggtatacctagatgtaagacacaacattccgtgcttgtatgttacatagtttaaattgacttaattgaaaacaagatcttgggagatgtaaaaggtccccacagtcaattataattaatgggatataataaaaaataaaaatttggaggtgtaaaggttctccaagtgtcaaaagaactagaaatagaaaaaaaaaatgcgtatgaaatacaaatttcacgtcaagagactgttaagctagcaatctccaactaattctacagaatacataactagtatgtactcaacaagtcaatatatatatataccaaattataattatacaataataaggatcaataatttaaacagccagtagcaacagcgccttaagcatgacacaatgtctccccgggacactgctagcaaaactatgacagattttgagcctggatagtcggccatggtgtagtatctcccaggtaatcatcaattttgtagtacccctttttgagaagtgcactttttatgtacttcttgaatgaagtaaagggcagatcccatgcctctaagggtaccttattataaaatgttacacagtttcccaggaacgatttcttcactttctgtagacgaaacttggaaaccgctagcttatgtttgttccgtgtattataactatgaatatctgacagtttcttaaaggactctatattcttatgagtatacattatcacatctagtatgtattgtgaagctactgtaaggatgtctatctccttaaagcgttccttcagtgagtcacgtgacgccatgttgtagatagatcgtattgcccgtttctggagaacgaagatggtttgaatatctgctgcttttccccaggccaatatgccgtaagacataacactatgaaagtaactgaaataaactaggcgagctgtctccacATCAGTTAATTGCCTAATTCTCCTTACGGCATACGCGGCAGAGCTCAACCTTTTTGCTAGGGCAGATATATGAGGACCCCATTGCAGATTGCAATTTAAAGTAAGACCAAGAAAGAGCGTATTCTCGACAAAGTCCAGGTTTTCGCCATTCAGCGTGATGGTAGTATCTGTCTTCCTTACATTGGGTAAAGAGAATTTAACACATTTCGTCTTCTTGGCATTAAGGAGCAAGTTATTTGCTGTAAACCATTCTAGTACCTCCTTCAAAGTTTCATTCACATGGCTATAGTCACTCAGTTGCCTATCAACTTTGAAAATTAGTgaagtatcatcagcaaataagactatctcacatttgttctttacaagacatggcaaatcatttatatacacaAGGAAAAGAAAAGGTCCCAGAATAGAACCCTGTGGTACTCCAAGCTTTACAGTTGTACCGTTAGATTCAGTACCATTTACAACCACTTTCTGGGTTCTTTCGTTTAAGTAAGATTCAACAAGCTGTAAAGCTTTAGAGGATAGACCGTAGTGCTTCAGCTTGTGTAGTAGTGTGTCGTGCTCCACACAATCGAAAGCTTTGGAGAGATCGCAGAAAATACCGATAGCATCTAACGAGAGTTCCCAGGCATCGTATATGTGCTTGATTAGCACAGAGGCAGCATCTGTCGTCGAACGACctcgtgtaaaaccaaattgctgATGCTGAAGTAATCCATTCGTGTTAAAATGTCGAAGCAActggttcaatataattttctcaaacactttgctGAGAACGGGAAGTATGGAAATTGGTCTAAAATTTCCAAGGTCATCCTTGCTGCCTGATTTAAACAGAGGAATAACCTTACTATACTTCATCAGATTGGGAAACACACATTCCCTAACACAAGCGTTAAACACATCGGCTAGATAAGGTGCCACGACGTCAATAATTGAATACACGACTTTCACAGATATCCCCCAAATGTCCTCactgtttttaacttttaaggACTTGAAAGTTTTAATAATCTCTTCGGGGTCAGtaaattggaaatataattCCATGCTGCATTTCTTAACATTGTAATTGTCCAAGTAGAGACCTGCCTTAACTACAGAGGAGTTTAAATTCCGTGTAGTATCAGTGGCTATGTTGGTGAAAAAGTGTTGAAAGGCGCCAGCAACATCGTCGTCTGCAGACAATACTTGGTCTTGAACTTTTAGTGTGTAATGGCCATCACGGGGTTTCGTCTTCCCGGTTTCAGCGTTTATCATATTCCAGgtagcttttattttattgtctgcCGACCTGACCTTCTTGCTTAAGAATGCAGACTTAGCCGCGGCGCAAACTTTCTTAAACACTTTTGAATACCTCCTTACATATTCAGTAAAATTTTCATCATGGTTAAAATTCCTCATTTCATACAGGTCATACAATCTCTTCCTGCTTCTGTGGATACCGACGGTGGCCCAGTCactaaactttgacttcaattgGCCTTGCTGTACAGTCttcgtcttaaaaatattctTGTGGACGTCGTGGATGACAACTGGATGAAAACAATCAATCAAACGTCGTGGATGAaaacaatgttcacaactattccaaatttcaagttgatagcattagtagttctcgagatatttaggaatgtgacagacggacagacagacggacagagtcgcaccataagggttcctgttgtacctttttggtacggaaccctaaaaactgaaaAAGTATCAATATATGTAGTAATTTTTCTAAAGACAAAGTAAAATGGGGAACTTGCCTTATAAGAAACAAATACTTCATATAAATATAgtgcaataaaaacaataatcttGAAGTGTCTATGGGACATATGATTCCACAACCACATCATTGCACCAGCAGCTGCTAGTATTCCCAATGCCGTTGTGATTTCCATCTGaaattataacatattatattattattatttaataagcaggcaggcagttaaaaaactgatatagcctgtatccagtgatcATTATGACAGTAATCATAGCCAAGCTACTATAACTAAATATACTATAAGTTTGATAAAAAGAAAGTAAAGAAATGCATTTATGAATGATATGTCCAAATATATAAATTCATACAACTGTAACTTTAGGGCTGACCGTTAGTGCATAGAAGTAAAAAATAGGTACCTCAGGGGATTAGAGGGGGTGAGGGGTAAGTGTCCCCATGTGCAGCTATCCCCTCATCATTTCACTCAGCGCTAAAGTTACGTGGCATCACTTGTACACATTTCTTAATCATAGCAATTGATTTAGCAAATATAAGaaaaatagaattaaaaaaaatgataccTTATATTCcaccaaataaaattggatatAATCATTCCAAGCCATAACTATTCTTTCCGAAACACTAGGCTTGTAAATGGCATTTTCAACATATCCCACTGAGCGACGGAATATTTCTTCTGATAGAGATACACTAGGGTTGAGGTAATCATTTAAAGTGACCCATTGGCTCTCATCAAACCGCATTTGAACTGAAACATCACTGAGTTGTCTTCGTTTTTctgtaaaatatttaagtatttattggtAATATAAGCTAACCATAATGATAAACAAGTAGgtgttcataattcataattcataattcataattcataattctttaTTCGCATTTAAAAAGTGTTAACATGATAGGTCTTACATAAATTGTGTGTACCAACTTTTTAGCTGTGTTTTGGCAGCATGCAAATTATAcaataactataaataaataataataaataaaaataaaataaaaagccttttatttcctgTTATTATATACAATGAAATCTTTGCTATTTGTTAGTaattgttagtttttttttctctagttctaatttagttttttgttagtgattacatttatattttaagtaagtttacaattaaatattttttttttttttttttttacaaacaggAACCCCTTAGGTGAAGGCCTCTTCCAAAGCTAGCCATTTTTGTCGGTCTTGAGCAATTTTTTGCCAGTTTGGTCCGGCGATTTTTTTGATGTCCTCATCCCAGCGTGCATTTGGTTTTCCTTGTCGGCGCTTTCCAGCAGGACCTTTCCATGTCGTAACTGATTTCGTCCATCTGTGGTCCTTTAGGCGCGCTACGTGTCCAGCCCATCTCCATTTTAATTTCCTTGCCTGGCTGAGAGCATccattgtttttgttttagcTCTTATTATGCTGTGTCTTATTTTGTATATCTTTTTCAGATTTAGCATGCTGCGTTCCATGCCTCTCTGACATGTAATTATCTTGTTTTTGGCCTTATCGCTGAAATTCCAAGTTTGGCATCCGTATATTAAACTGATTCTAGAGATTCTATCTAGATTTCAACCTAGAACCTGCGCCCCTTTGGAACACCTGTCCAATTGCTTTGACCAACTTAGTGTCACGGAGCCACAGAAAATTTTCAGGAACATAAAGTATACGCAAACGCCCACTCATCGTAGTTTTCACGGTCCTTCAACTTCGATACATTCGCGGTAAAATTTGAAGCCATTATTTAAACAAATGAACACTACACTAACTGAACAATAATTCTGGATTAATCTGATCGTCTTTACTGTATTTTTAGTGAAAATATGCACTGGGACACATAACCTAATAAAACTCGTGTTGACAGTTGCTAACGGACTGATTTATTATACTATTTAATGGCCGCTACCAGAGATGGCAGCACTAGTATACAAGGTAGATTTTGTTACAATTTTAACATCGAACTATTTCTGGATATAACAAAAGTAATGTGTCTCTGATCTAGATAAAATTTTCACACGCATGAGATTTGAGATGGAACAACAGACAGAAACGATTTATCAACGAGTGATCGATTCTTTAAATGTAGAATTAAAAGAAATGGAGGAAAAACAAAAAGAAAGCAACGAAAAAATAGAGAccctggaaaataaaatttCTTTTTTGGAAAGTAAAGAGAGACAGCGAAATATAATCATCCATGGGCTGAACGTGGAACATTGGGAGAAGGAACAAAAAGTCATCGAATTCATCAAAAATGACATGGGCATCAATCTGCAGAAGGAAGAGATACAATTCAGTCGACGATTAGGGAGAACAAACCAGAGCCCAATactaataaatttaacatcCCAGTCAAAAAGAAATTTCATATTGAAGaataggaaaaatttaaaacagAAGGATATATATATAACTGAAGATTTTCCAAAAGAAGTGCTAGAAGAGAGAAAAGCACTGAAAGAGAAAATGATAGAAGAGCAGAGAAAAGGAAATGTAGCATTTCTCAGATATAATAAACTAATTGTAAAAGAAAAATCTGGAAATAAGAAAAGAGGTCTTTCACACTCTCCGCAGCAAGAAAACGCTTCCACTTCCTCCCAACAAGGGCCGGCAAAAGTGTATAAACCGGACACACCAAATACACTCTTAATACGACAGACAGCGGACAAACAAATTATAAGGCCGGGTACACTTAACATTGAGCGAAACGAAAACATACCAAAAAACTACAAAACGTCACTGACAgcagaaaacaaaaaataaaaccacgAAAAAAGGAAAACTACATAAACAGCAAAGCAAACCCTCCCCCAAGCCGACTGGTCATCGTGGGGGAAAAAGACCAAAACCTTCCAAAGGCACAAACCACAAAATGTCCAAAACACAAAGAAAACTATGagaaacatttaaacataataaCCTACAATGTTAGAACTCTATCAACCCATGCAAGACTTATCGAACTTACAGAAGCCCTGGAAAACATTAATTATGATATCATAGGATTGTCAGAAGTGCGACGAGTAGGAAATGAAATAAACGAATAtcaagatttaattttttgtcaCACAGGCCACACGCCTGGTAAATATGGAGTTGGATTCATTATAAAACCTTATCTCAAACAATACATAGAAAGCTACATTGGAATATCAGAGCGAGTTGCTCTACTGAACATGAGCTTTCCAGAAAAACGGATTTCTTTAATACAGGTATATGCACCTACCGAGGCCGCATCCGAAGAAGAGGTCGACTCCTTCTATGGTACCATAAATAATGCAATCAACGCTGCACACAAAGATTATATACTAATGGGAGATTTAAATGCAAAAATTGGGCAACCCGCAGCAAATGAATCTCTAGTGACAAAACAATATGGATATGGAAACAGAAACACCAGAGGACAAAGACTTGTCGAGTTTGCCCTAGAAAACAAACTCGCAATCATTAACACTTTCTACAAGAAAAAACCAAAACTCAGATGGACCTGGCGTTCTCCAAACGGACAGTACAAAAACGAAATAGATTTTATACTCTCAAACCGAccagaaatatttaaaaatataggaaccataaatataaattacccaTCAGACCACAGACCACTCCGAACATTAATATCGCTCAGAGTTCCGACTAAAAGTAGAGCTCGTTTCCAGAACAAACAGTACAATCCTCTAAAAAATGACGAAGAAATACTAATTTATAAAGAAAGCTTAGAAAAACACATAACTGCCCAAgtagaaaataaacaaaacgaTACCGTGCAAGCCCTATATGACAAATTGATACACGCGATCCAGAGCAGTCTACAAAGCAGTCAAAGCACATCCAAAACAAACTACCCATCTACGaagcaaaacattttttcagaACGCACAAAAAACCTGATGAAAAGGAAACAAGACCtacaaaaaaacgaaaaataaaaCCCGAACAATGAAAAACGAACTTAAAGCTTTATATAAACTCACCAGTAAGTACATAAAATTAGACTACCAGAAACACAGAACTACTACACTTGAAAGACATTTAGAACTAAAAGGCAGCTTAAAAAAAGGATACAACGAACTGAAAATAAAGAAGACGTGGATAGAAGGTCTAAATAACGCAAAGGAAACAAAATATGACCGCAAAGAGATCATTAACATCGCAACAGATTTCTATCAAACTTTATATGCTAAAAACAAAGTGCATGAAATACAATTTCCTAGCCAAATAACTGTAACAGATAAAATGAAGTCAAATGTAGCCCCAATAGATCAAAAAGAAATGATAAATgctataa of Leguminivora glycinivorella isolate SPB_JAAS2020 chromosome 5, LegGlyc_1.1, whole genome shotgun sequence contains these proteins:
- the LOC125226031 gene encoding uncharacterized protein LOC125226031; protein product: MRFDESQWVTLNDYLNPSVSLSEEIFRRSVGYVENAIYKPSVSERIVMAWNDYIQFYLVEYKMEITTALGILAAAGAMMWLWNHMSHRHFKIIVFIALYLYEVFVSYKEAEQHEFDRYMSAINKCKWYFWSSTCDVPPPDPIKFLKYMNPLKIGVRMFTTIISEPMITISATVQTIIHGITGGMWFPLNVIMTGFLTVAFTVILIVLLVMIVFTYILNIPFNLSFLCGLFSIGVNERRGRSKMSNVSSNHSPSIDGGGDRISGATLDRIRCMYESTY